Genomic window (Ascochyta rabiei chromosome 13, complete sequence):
GTACGTTAATGTACCTTTGGGGCCGTAGCGGGAGGCATCGCGGCAGGCTTCCTCCGCGGCTGCGTGGCTAGGCCCTTCTTTAGCAGAATGGGGATGATGTCGGTAGCCCTGGTGCGGCTGATGCTCTTTCGACAGACGGGGCACTGCGATCGTTTTGGTTCCCCCGGGCCGGTGCGGTTTTCGCCGGCGATGAGAGCCTCCATGAGACAGGTGTGGCAGAAGAGGTGGCCTGCTGTTGGTCAGTGCTGTTGATCGAGGCTGATTTGGGGACTGGCAGTGAGCGCCAACGCACCGCATGCTGTGGCTGTGATGTCCGTCGGCCGGTCCATACAGATGACGCAGTTGAAGTTGTTGAAGGTCGTGACGGTCTCTTCTGGCCTGGGCTGTGACTCGAGCGCCTCTTCGCGCTGCCTCTGAAGGAGGTCGAAAAGGGCAGCGTCTTGTGATAGGTCCATCTCGACCATGTTGGCAGGCGACTTGCCGTGGGGACGCTCGGCCGACGTGCCGTGGTCATGCTTGTGTCGCTTGGAGGAGGGGCCTGGTGCCGGCGAGTCGCGCTTTCGTCGTCGCGGCGGCGAGTCGGGGGCCGTGAGGTCTACGTGCGACGAGGTGAGGTCGACGTAGCCGTTGGACAGACGGCCAGGTTGGGGGCGCGATGACGCCATGTCGTAGGGCGCCGAGCGTGTGTAGGCGAAGGCGGGGTTGAGGAGACTGTCGAAGAAGCCGGGGGCGTCGTGGGCAGGGTCGTGAGCAGGGGCAGCGTCAAGGGCAGGGTCGAGAGGCCCAGCGGGGGAAAAGGCAG
Coding sequences:
- a CDS encoding RING-type E3 ubiquitin transferase, with translation MSASDSPPSMSTQAWDGNAAFSPAGPLDPALDAAPAHDPAHDAPGFFDSLLNPAFAYTRSAPYDMASSRPQPGRLSNGYVDLTSSHVDLTAPDSPPRRRKRDSPAPGPSSKRHKHDHGTSAERPHGKSPANMVEMDLSQDAALFDLLQRQREEALESQPRPEETVTTFNNFNCVICMDRPTDITATACGHLFCHTCLMEALIAGENRTGPGEPKRSQCPVCRKSISRTRATDIIPILLKKGLATQPRRKPAAMPPATAPKVH